A segment of the Coffea arabica cultivar ET-39 chromosome 8c, Coffea Arabica ET-39 HiFi, whole genome shotgun sequence genome:
CCATACTGTGTTAATGAGCCACAATGCGTCTCAAAGATGCGAACCTGGCAACCAGACTGCAAACTTCAATACCAGAATGGACATTTGGGTTTTAATCGACTTAATCAAGAGTAACTATGGTCTAGTACTAACCGATGACTTTAGACAATCCCAGTCATCAACAATGGGAAGACCACCATGCCTAACGTGATTAAGAACTGCAGAACCACTCTCCGGACCAAACAGAAAAGCTCCGATAATGTCCATGCTTCCGTCCAAATGATTTCTGTGAAGCATTGTGTTGGTAATTTGCTTAAGCAGCTCCCCTTTTTCTGCAGAACCATCTTCCATTTTCTTGTACTGTCAAGAAAGGCAGTTTTCTACGTCAGCTAGGAGAATACTGTTTCGATCTTAAACGCCACAGGTCACATTGTAAATGggaaaccaaaacaaaaagacaTTATTTTGGAGGACGTGTCTGAATATGATTCAAATCAAAGCATGCTAAATTTAGCAGTTTGACATAGGCCACAAATCTTGAGCTTTGTATCATTCTGTGGCAACTCGGATACGGTAAGAATTGAGTGCTAATTGTTATCAACTAACTCTTGCAATGGAAACAGAAGCAGATATAAGCTCACCCTATCCCACATGAAGACAAGATCTGCACTTCTCTGGTTAACCACATCCATACGAGGGTGAATGTCTATTTGGTTTGCAGGGTAATTCTCGGTGGCCGGATCAAAGCCCTGGTACAAGTAAAGCTTTTCAGCATGAATGCTCTTGTTCCCATACTCCATCACATGAGAACCAGCATCATAGGTGTGGTGGTTGGAAGTCCTCTCCTTGACCTACAGAATTTACATTTTGAATGGATGGAGGAGCTCTAAAAGCAAATAATCAGACaacattcaaaaaaattaaaaacttcttACCTTCTTGTACTGCTGTACTATTGCCTCTCTCTTCAGGTTGTGAGATTCACTGCATTTGttaccaaaagaaaagaaaaatgggtagAACCTAAACTCCAGCTTTGAATTGTCTATTAAGTGCAGAAGGACTACAAAAGTAACAATTTGTCAAACATAGGAGGAGATCCAGTTCTTGGTCCACTAAAGCAGAATCAGGAATTAAAGTAAAAAAACACAATCCAATGACTAAACTGGATCGGCAAAACCCGGGGTAAAAGCAACATACCTGTCTTCCATCCAGGCAACGCTATAGAGATCCCCCAAGCATGGAAAATGTTCTGGGGGTGATGGGTCCATATCAGGACAGTATGTTGCATAGCTACTCTCCTCTGCATTGGATGCTGTTGTCACATAGATGTTCAGATTTTCAGGCATCAGACCTTCAAAAAAACTCCCACTTTCACACGCTTCAACGTATATAACCTACAGATACAGGGGAATGCTTGTAATACATTTCTAATCATGGTAGTCAAAGACATGAAATTAGGGAGATACGACGTGAAGTTCTACCATTTCTTTGTAAGTTCCTGATGCATGTTTCTTTTTCAATACCTCTACGAAGTCTTTGCCATAGAGGTAAGTATTTTGTGGCATCCCTGTCAGAAAGAGAGGAAGTTAATATCTTAAGTTAGTCTCACATTACATTGACTGATGaatttaaaaaactaaaatatctcGTCAGTTCAGGGCTTGGAGGCTTAGAGGATTCATTAGTTGAGATATAATTCCATGTAAACATGCAAAACAACACAAAACCAAACGATGGGTTTCAAACTCACCAAGGATTCCAGGGCCTCCATGATcagaataataaataaatattctGTCATTACTTGAACTGTTGACAACCTTCCCATTTCCACCTTTCACAGCACTCTTATCTCCAAGGATCACAGCAAATAAATTCTCAGGACTCACCGCCTTACCAGTGTAATCCTGTCAAGACAAAGATGACGTGATTGACTATGAATGCTAATTTACATTTAGCTGAAAAATCATGCATGCCACTTCCTAGTCCAAGTCTCCAGCGTCAGCATCCAAGTCAACTTGTGCTAATCAAGTTCAAACCTAATTACCAGCCTTCTCCACATAATTTACAGAAGATGACAAGAAAAAATGAATGAGCTACCTTATAAAGGCTTAATGCAGAACCCTGATTGAAGTTTCACTTTTactctaaatattatccctATGAATTAACTAGTACATTTGCATTGGCATGGACAATTGCTGAAGTAAGATCAGCAACACCATATAAAGCGAGAAGAAAGCAGCAGGAGTCTTGATGTTCCTAATTAAGTAGTACTACTTCAATCACACGAATTTGGCACAAGAATTATGTGCAAGCCAGGATCAATGAGCAACTCCATCATTCATTCACCAAAGCTTGAAATGTGGAAGGCAAAAGGTCCTTGCTTTTCATCTTCTTAAGAAGTGGAGCAACGATATAATTCCTTCTCACTAACACTCAATGCAAGTTTGTTACCTTTGACAGAGTAGCGCACTCATTAGTTCGTCAATTGCCACACTTCATCTGTTATGGAAACACACAAGACTAAGACTTTAGTTCAATGTGAAAAAGACATCAATACACTAATTTGAACATCCAAATTTCGCAGATTGACATGGCCCACAACTACTTTTCTTTCCCTTCTCAATTATCTGGAGCGGTCTTCAAAGGCAAGAGGATGGCTTATGTTCAGAACAAAATGAACCAAAGAAGAATAAAACCATTtactttcttcctcttcttttgcACAATTTGTGAACGACTTCGGCTTGGTAAAGTCTGCAATCAAGTCTTGACATGTACTGTCAAGTTCAGTTTCCTACCTCCTCCCTCGTGATCAGTTCACAGGTGAATGAGTTCTATATTGTCATTAAGGCAACTGTGATGCTATAACTAGTGAAAAGCAGAATACAACAATTAAAATCTCATCAATCCCATAGTTTGTAAAGTGGCCACAAGTATCCTGAGTTCTTGAAATAAAACAATATTCTTGCTGCTCCTAATGGATGTTGAAGCATTTCACCTTTGATAAAATTAGTATAACAGCCCTGGTGCTTTAATTCTTTTATGGGACAGTAAGGCAACAATGACAAATTGACAAGACCGCTGTCTGATCATAATTTACCTTTGGAACACCGGCGTAAACATCATCTCCATCCGGCCGATTGATTATGATGCCAGGCCTTGGATTCAACTTGTTATTGGCGATATCATCATACATAAACACCACAATATTCTCATCCTTCAATCCCCCTCTTTTCAGTATTTGGTATGCATGACAGATGTCCGACTGCATCAGATCAAAAACCATGCTCGAGTTAAAAGATAGAGATTGACTAAATCTTTGGCTTATAGCCTAATCTTCAAAGGACATCATTAACCGTGATTATTATCAAAACTGTACAGATCATTCAATTagtatttctttttctatttctcCAGAAAATGTGGGCCGGGATATGAACTTGACACTTCAATCAATGTCGATCTTCAACTTCACCCAAGATATAAACCAACACAAACTTGACCGTGTACTATTTCCACATTGATTTACAATTGATACTACAAGTTAAAATTACCACTCCTCACTaaataaaaaatcttggagTAAGGTTCTTGGCATATTTTACCTGATGGCGGTAATTTGCGAACCCATTTGAGCCAGCAACAAGAATAGCCCACCTAATACCTTCATTTTCTTCGGCTTCAGGTTTACCAGGGTCATCCACAGGTGACCGGATTAAGGGGTCCCAAACCCGATGTCCAAATGGACCCCCTGTTGCTCTGCTTCTTATAGACATGCTAACAAAAGGCAGTGTAATTAGCTGAAGCAGCACCAACCACATGACACCAAAAGCAATC
Coding sequences within it:
- the LOC113703237 gene encoding legumain, whose protein sequence is MAVHRIAFGVMWLVLLQLITLPFVSMSIRSRATGGPFGHRVWDPLIRSPVDDPGKPEAEENEGIRWAILVAGSNGFANYRHQSDICHAYQILKRGGLKDENIVVFMYDDIANNKLNPRPGIIINRPDGDDVYAGVPKDYTGKAVSPENLFAVILGDKSAVKGGNGKVVNSSSNDRIFIYYSDHGGPGILGMPQNTYLYGKDFVEVLKKKHASGTYKEMVIYVEACESGSFFEGLMPENLNIYVTTASNAEESSYATYCPDMDPSPPEHFPCLGDLYSVAWMEDSESHNLKREAIVQQYKKVKERTSNHHTYDAGSHVMEYGNKSIHAEKLYLYQGFDPATENYPANQIDIHPRMDVVNQRSADLVFMWDRYKKMEDGSAEKGELLKQITNTMLHRNHLDGSMDIIGAFLFGPESGSAVLNHVRHGGLPIVDDWDCLKSSVRIFETHCGSLTQYGMKHMRAFANICNRGVSRAALEEACEAACTGHDLGQWDPAKRGFSA